In the Leguminivora glycinivorella isolate SPB_JAAS2020 chromosome 14, LegGlyc_1.1, whole genome shotgun sequence genome, one interval contains:
- the LOC125233438 gene encoding nuclear distribution protein nudE-like 1, with protein MEPPRQSESETVEYWKKQAKHYEQKAIDMQQELDEYTENSAQLEKELEASLLQVEKQNRDLEHQNQRLKNEIESLKNKLERSQHETNALENEVQSLKIEQDKKAEYIRELEQKNDDLERGQRVISESVSCIEALLNQAYERNAVLESEVDEIETLKVRLQRATDEARDLKQELKVVEKLPVHRKEDDSTNENAMVNGHNTSSRAVETETQTVLPSPQKREINGNAMTPSARVSAINIVGDLLRKVGLERFLCRECGKIKCSCDAQPPDLCEAAKSTEISHACDNTDNSIDASIEYRNPKVFIRQSSGPDPITQKHQLKHKSSEEGFSRPGVGENGKLRRSFAVRSREGLENLLSFGSIRNGQPRAKPKQTLAR; from the exons ATGGAACCCCCTCGACAATCAGAATCAGAAACTGTGGAATACTGGAAGAAACAAGCTAAACACTATGAGCAAAA GGCAATTGATATGCAACAAGAGTTGGATGAGTACACAGAAAATTCAGCACAGTTGGAGAAGGAACTTGAAGCTTCGCTTTTACAAGTTGAGAAACAAAACAGAGATCTAGAACATCAAAATCAGCGGCTAAAAAATGAAATAGAATCACTTAAG AATAAGTTAGAAAGAAGTCAACATGAAACTAATGCATTGGAAAATGAAGTGCAATCACTCAAAATAGAACAGGACAAAAAAGCTGAATATATCAGAGAGTTGGAGCAAAAAAATGATGATTTGGAAAGAGGGCAAAG GGTCATCTCAGAGTCAGTGTCTTGCATAGAGGCATTGTTAAATCAAGCATATGAAAGAAATGCAGTTTTAGAAAGTGAAGTTGATGAAATAGAAACACTTAAAGTGAGATTACAACGAGCTACCGATGAAGCTAGAg ATCTGAAGCAGGAACTGAAAGTAGTAGAAAAACTCCCAGTGCACAGAAAGGAAGATGATAGTACAAATGAAAATGCAATGGTCAATGGACACAATACCTCCTCCCGAGCAGTTGAAACAGAAACTCAAACAGTTTTGCCTTCACCACAAAAAC GAGAAATCAATGGTAATGCTATGACACCATCGGCTCGAGTATCGGCTATCAATATTGTGGGCGATTTGCTCCGAAAAGTTGGG CTTGAAAGGTTTCTTTGCCGTGAATGTGGTAAGATCAAATGCTCGTGTGACGCTCAACCTCCAGACTTGTGTGAAGCCGCCAAGTCGACCGAGATCTCCCATGCCTGTGATAACACCGATAACAGCATAGACGCTTCCATAGAATATAGAAACCCTAAAGTGTTCATAAGACAATCTTCTGGGCCTGATCCGATAACACAAAAACATCAGTTAAAGCACAAATCTTCCGAGGAAGGATTCTCTAGGCCCGGCGTGGGAGAGAATGGGAAATTGAGACGATCTTTTGCTGTGAGATCTAGGGAGGGGCTTGAAAATCTTTTGAGCTTCGGTTCTATTCGGAATGGACAGCCGCGAGCCAAGCCAAAGCAGACTTTAGCACGATAA